CTGAACAGTACAGACACTCTTGTTCAATTCAATGGAATGCCCCCTAGGTGATATATTGGCCCTTGATGTTCAAGGGTTTAATTTTGGTTGGGAGTATTTGATATGAAAGCTGTTACATTTCCTGTTAGCATTTTTCTTGAATCATTACATTTTATGCATAGTACCGCTGTCTCCTGCACTTAGTATCTACTCGTGGTAACCATGTTACACATTATTCATTCTACTAACTGTTCATGTGAAATCAGGCTGGTGTCAGCTCTAGCTTTTGCGATGCTGCTCTGGGCAACGATCACGGAGAGTCACCATCGCACCAGCAACATCCACCATGACATGGACACCCAGTGCCCTACCGCAAAGACTGGCCTTTTTGGAGGTGCCGCTTTCCTGGCCCTTGACGCTGCTCTGTTCTGGCTTGTTTGCCAGATGCTGGCCCTCAATGCAAGGGCTGACTATctggacgaggacgacgacaagGGCGAATATGGCCAGGTTTATGCTGAGGATGGTGATGGCTCCAAGGTCTGAGTCATTGATCTGCAGGGTTTCATAATTAGCATCGCTTAGATATATCTTAGTTTACATTATGTCTTCGACAAAGTCGGTTTAGCTCTCCAAAAATTGTAGATATGAAGTGCCATTTCCATAGTCGTATATAAGGTTATTTGCTCGTTCCAGTTTCAAACTGAACTATAAACTGCGCCCCAGTTTGTCTTCTTTTATTCAAAGTCGAAGAATCATGTTCTCCGTAGAATGTTTGATTGCTCCATATTTTATGTTCTGTTGTTATGTGATTGTAATTCTGGAAGGTCGTCATTGAATTCTGGATTTATGTGCTGCGATTTGGAACCAACAGGATTACATTACATTGTATGTACATGAGTGACTGTACATTTGAGGAAATGTAGGAAATAATTACATTTGACAGCATGTTTCTACAAGTGAGGTTTGATCGGCAGGAGAATGGAAGAATGAAATGGTACTTACATGGACACTCCAGGCTTAACATTGCTAAGTTACAAACATGATGAACATACCATAATGTTTATGATAAGCTAAATGTTCTGTTATCATAACCAACAACCATGGCAAAAATTGTTCTAACAAAACTTATCACAAGTAGTGTATACTTATTTGTCTTTGGTTTTGCTGTCAGCCGTTGGCCCGTGGCCTGTTGCTGACTTAACATTCCAAAACCTTCTGTGGAACTTGTAGGTTTTTTCTTGGGCGGGTAATAGAACTTGTAGGTTTTGTATCAGGCATCTATGTCTGATCATCAATCTTGGTCACAGGCTGAATTGCCCTCAACTCCATAAACGAATGGAGGCTCTTGCCTGCATGGTTGTGTTATGCAAACTGCGAACGAATGGAGGCTGTTGCTGCTGCTTTCTATCCTCCAGTCACGGTTAACTTGATTGACCTATATTGGCACCAAGAGAGAGGGACGGCTTAGATGTATGTGTGCAGTGCCGTCATATGCAAGAAGAATTTTCACATGGAAGAAACCAAGACATACAAATATGTTCCATGTGCATAGTCATACTAATGTTGAACAGCACAAATATCATAACATGATCTTTGGGTTCTGTTTTGTCACAACTCATGACATGACCATTCAACCATTTAAGAATGAAAtacagtactccctccgatccataatagtGTCATGTAGTGTCTTACTATACGTGTCATGACAGTCTTACTATACGTGTCATGACactattatggatcggagggagtactggaTTTGGATGCTATCATGACCAGAATCAGTCCGATCTGAACATACTTGAAATTCGAAAAGCAAAGCGTGGAAAGCATACCAGCAAAGGATAAGCTGTAGTAGACGGTGTGGTTCTTGCTTACAATGGAGGGATGCTTAAAATAACGTAAAAAAAACAAAGGGATGCTTATAGTAAGTTCTGGAATTTGCAGTAACAGTAACTTCAACCAGAATGGTTATGATGAATTAGTGGGTGTGTAAATTAGCAGGTTGCTTGCTCCTAAATTACCAGTTGTAGAATGGTAGCATGTGGATGGCTCAAAGTAGTTAAGTGACAAGTACGCTGTAAGTATAAGTGTAATGTACGCCAACCATGCACAAAGCCTTGAGATTCCGATATGAGGCCAAATCCATTCAAGGCGCTTCCTTCTTCTGCCAATTGTTGGCACTTGCAGTTGCAACCTCGTGTATTCTTTCTCTAAGTTTAAATACAATCTAGAAGGAAATATTTAAACTACAAGCAAAGTATAAGTTAAACATACATAGATGGCTTATAACATGTGTTGTTAGGTTAAAGGTTCTTTGAAGTAGTAACATAAACATTCTTTACTCTTTAGTGAGAAAAGGGCGAGTTTTTCTAGGTTGTAAATAGAATCTGTATGTTGTAGTATGACTATCCATGAAAGAATACAGCAAGCTTAGTTCATTAATTTTACCTTCTCCCCAGCATGCTGGCTATTTGTCACGTTCCTCAGTTGATGCTTTTCTTAGACTCAATATTACTCCGCCACTAAGACATGTGGTAACAATAGCAAGAGAAGCTTCTGTTGGTATGTGATAACCTGCCATAAATCAGCATAATCAGGGCAGTCTGCTAATGGAAACACTAGATCAAAGTGTGGAACCCAATGAATACAACAACTAGCTAATGTGCTTTCTGATTGCTCACCACAAAAGTCAAAGATCATCTTTGTCCCTATGAAGCCCAAAACGATACCAACAGCAGGCTGGAAAGCACATTGCCAACAGCAATCAGTGGCAGAAAAATAATAGACAAATATATGGATATGTTCACCCATTGACCATTCAAGAACCATGGTACCCTATACATGCGCAAGGGATTAAGGAAATTGGAAGCGATAAGGCAACCACCACAAGTTATCACTACTATGGACCAAATCTCAGTGACAATTTCTGAATTTTGTTCTTTTAATAGTAAAACTGTAAAATAATAAGAATGCATAGCTAGCTGAATAAAGTATTAAAAATGCAAATAATTCAAGAAACATTAAAAGAGCAAGGATATTTACCTGCAGATACTCCAACTCAGACATGCTCTCAGAAATGAGTACATAGAGTGACCTCAAACCTACAAGGTAATTGTTCTGTCACATTATTACAGTAACACTTCATAGTGAATTAAAAATGCACAAATTTGTATTCTACACAAACATTCTACATCAAGATCTAATGTTATCCAAGGTGCTGTTTCATGCATCACTTATCTTCACTGTATAGTAGGTGCGATTACCAAATGTCCAGTTGCATGATAagagatgatgaaattactcagcCATACTTATTACATTGGGTACTTGTAAGTGGTAACTATAAAACAATCATGAACCCAAAGATTTCTACAAATTTAGGATTGATATTACTAGTAGGCGATGTGTGGCTGAACTAACAGAAATAGAATTCAGAGGTGATCAGATATACTTTGAGCTATTAACTTTCATACATAGACAACAAAATTTGATGTAACAGGCAACTTGAACATCATGAATAAAGAGCTCTGAGAAAGAATGAAAGAATAGAGTGCAGGTTGGAGTAAAAAAAATATGTAGGCCACAAAAAACCTCAGGAGGAGGATTAGTTTTGAAACACACAAATCAGATGTTGACAGTGTAATCCATCAGTAGTGATGAAAGAGTTTTGTCACAAGAATAGTCCATTTGTTTATTAAAAAAAGCAGTGTATGGTGTGTTCATAGGGACAGAAAGAAGGTTTACCAGAAATAGCAAAAATATTTGATGACAATATTATCAATGGATCTCTTGTTACACCAAAGACTGCTGGTATTGAGTCGACCTACAATTTAAAGATGTTAATCCCCATGCTCGAGGTCGCAAAATGGAAAGGGAAACTTCACACAGGAAGTATAGAGAACGGACTTACAGCAAAAGCAATATCACTTAGCTCGATCACTGCCAGAGTCAAGAGTAATGGTGTGGCCTGCagacccaaacaaagaatgcaatGTTCAGGAACAGATAGCTCTTTACGAGGTTGAAGTACTGTCTTGAGATAGTCCAATCAAACACAAAGCACTGCTGTTGTGGTTATAAGCTTCTGTGCATGCAGCACTAGTAAACTAGTCAAACATTTACGTGGAATTGGTAAAATTTGCAGGTTCCAGCACATGCACATATCAATTCAATAACTAATAAGTAATCATGCAATAGCTAGTGTGATAAATGATCCTGCTTAATTTGAACACCACTTACTTTCAGTAAACCATCTTGCTTTGTCAAAAACCGGTCACCATCATAATAATCTGATAAGAGCAACAGAAGAACGAGTTCAACATGCATGCCAACGAGTGATTACTAATTCCCAGAAATAAGCAGTTTGGTTTCAAAGAAATGTTTCAAAATTTTAGCAAGGATCTGGTCATTGTGGGCTTGTGGCTATGATGTGGAACGGAAAGTGAACCATGCTGATATCCTAAATAATAAAAAGAATTAAAGGAGTTGTTTACCAGTGACAGGAATGAATTTTTGGCATGTTTTCACAATGAAGTTATCAGACAGATCAGATTCTTCATCTCCTCCAGCAAATAGCTGTCATAAGAATATGACTATTACATGTACATGCATTGCATATATTAATATAGTGAAAGTAATTAACAAATATCATACTCCCCACATATTAAATTGGATCTACGACAGCTTACTAACTCATGGAAAACTAGGTCTAATTGTTATGATATACTGGAACAAAAAGACCAAATATAAAATCGGAAAAAGAACAAACCATTATGCCATTAGCTTCTATATGATGGAAGAGTTATGCTGAATAAGTGAATGGTAATGTAGTACTGGTACATGCAACTAAATTGGCTGAATATATTGTCAAAGACATATATGAGGCTTGCTTTTGCTCAAAGGAAACTTTCAGTGGAAAAGAGGAAGTAGACCTTTTTTTAAGTGCTAGCAAGAACCTATCATTTTGATGAAGCAAGTTTCCAATGTATAAAAGCAAAAGTAACTATGTACATGAAAggaaaataaaatatgaaaagcATGATCCCCCTTTTTTTTACCACAAAGAGGAACATTTTACCTTGTAAGAAGAGAATAGCAGGATCAAAGCAAAAAATAAGTTCACCGCTTCAAAACTCTACAGAACATGAGGAATTTATAGGAGTTGTTATGATTGGATAAAACAGAAAAAAATAACAGTAACATGGGGCAACAGCTTACCTGAATGGTTGCTACTCCTAGGATGATCAACGCTGCACGGAAGATCACTGCCCCAGCAATACCATAAGAAAGCACCCGATTCTAGTTTCCAATGTGACAGAAAAAAGTGAGCAGGAAATCACAAAGTATATTTGTACTCTATCTATCACATAAGCTATTAACTGTACCTGGTTCTCCTGGGGCACTTTAAAATACTTGAAGACCAGGATAAAAACAAAGAGATTGTCCACCGACAAACTCTGTTCCAACAAATAGCTGGTACATAGCAGAACCTGATTACACTGTTATACCTCAAATGTAGAAGACATGAAAAGAACTGAAGGCTAATATTAAATTACGAAGCAAAGCTTTTCTAAGAAAtcaagtaaagatattgaaattCGCACTAAGCAAACTAACTTGCACAAACCAAAGAATGAGCTTAAGCACCCATGCATGGTTATTTTCACTACCTTCCTATTCGTCAGAAAAACATTTTCCTATGTGACTATGCCTAGACAGAGTTGTGCAATTATCCAAGCATCTAAAGCCAACATGCAATATCCACTGATTTTCTCGAATGGGCTCTTATATGGTCCGAGAATTCTAATGCGGAAAGGAGCCACACCTCCAACAGTTCTGTAAAACAGCCTGAATGTTAAAGATTAGTCGAGATGCGTAACACACACCCTGCAAAATACTCCGATGCCTTCTCAACGCCGTCCTTCAAGGCGATGCTAACGCCGAATAGCACTGCAGCGATGACCTGCAACATGACAGCGTTCGAACTCACTACCTCAGCAGAAGCAAATGGTCTACTATCTATATCACCAAATCAATTTCGCCACATCTTTATGTGGGCAGGTACTCACCACCAGTGCAACTCTTCTAATGGCCGAGTCTTTTGGGGTAATGCTGGATTCTGGCGCGGGCTTCAGGCTGCCGTCGTCGACTTCTGCGCGCGGAGTGGAGTTCTTCGTCGCCATCTCTGCAACATGTATCAAGAAGAATGCTTATAAGCTCACATCAGATATGATCAGTTCTTCAGTGGATAGCGCTGGACCGCTGGTCATTGTACAAACAAGGGATTCGTGTTCAGGAATCATCATAAAATTTCTACTCTGAAAAAAAATCGTATGCTCTACGAGTTCTCGAGCAATTATAGGCTCAGAGGTTTCAGATTCCAGCCACAAGCTGTTAACTAAGCGCGGAGCGGAGGACGCTTGGAGCTAGCAGTCTAGCAGAGTGGGGCACAGCTTACCGGAGCTGACGGAGAGACCGTCCTCCTGGTCGGCCTCCGTGGCGCGCCTGCGCCGCTTCTTCGCCACCTTCTTCCCGCCGTCGCTCCGACGCGACGCGGCGACCACCGTGAGGACCGCGAGAGGCCGCCCCGTAGACGGACGAAGCGGAGGCACGTGGCCGCGCCGTAGCCATGGGGCGGAAATCCGCGGAGGGGGCCGCGcggtgacggcggcggcgaccatggcggccatcgccggcgacgaGAGGCGGGGATTGTGCAGTGTTCGGTCTCGCGCCTCAGCCACAGCGGGTGGGAGAGCGAGCCGAGCCGAGGAAATGGAAGCACGCGTGTGAGCTGGTACTCGTCGGGCCCGCGGCCCATACAGAGCCCAGCCCGGCCCACGGCCCGAAACCCGAGCCCGCTGGGCCCAGTAAGGCTCCACTACTGATTCGTCGACACGTGGCACAGGTTCTCCATCCTCATTCGGGTGGTCGAGCTCGAGGGTTTCTCCCTTGCGCCGTCGCGATCCTGCGAAATCCGGCAAGTTCCTCCACGATCCGAGGTAAGTTTTCCTCGATTCGCGCCGCTGGAACGTCCAATTAGTCGTTGATTTCGCCGTAATCGTGTCTGCTTCGTGGAATTCGTGACGCCACTTTCTGGGATTGGCCAGATGGGAGAAGGAGATTCGGACGGAGGCGGCGTCGGGGCGAGCACGGCTTCGGCGGCAGCGTCGTCGTCGGAGCCCGTGAGGGACATCAGGCGGTACAAGTGCGAGTTCTGCGGCGTCGTTCGTTCGAAGAAGCGGCTGATCCGAGACCACGTCCTCGAGCACCATGAGGTGGGTTGCTTCTTCTCTCGGTCTAGTAGGATGCGTGTTGCTTGCCCTTGCAGTGAGAGCATCTGCGCTGCTGATTTCCGGGGGAGCTGCGAATTGCGGGCGACCTCAAGTATTCTCACTCTGTGTGTGCTGCAGGGCGAAGTGGATGAGTACACTCGAGGTGGTGGCGGTGCGCCGCGCGCCAGCCACGAGTGCGAGGAGTGTGGCGCGGGGTTTAAGAAGCCAGCGCATCTGAAGCAGCATATGCAGAGCCATTCGCCCGAGGTACCTACCTGGTCCTGAATTTCGGTTTTCCTACCTGTTCAGTGAACTTCCATATTGTTGGTGCAATGCAAGTGGTGCATTCTGTTTGGCTGTTCGGTCGATGCTCCGTGCAAGATCAACATAAGCACCGGCAGGTTTTTGGAAGCGGCGATTGAAACTCAGTTGTGTTTGACAGTGGACTTGCTACGTGGTTGTGTTTGGTGTGATTGCTGTGTAGTAGGCTGGTTTGCTGAACAGTGCTGACTTTTTTCAGGCTATTTCAATGTGTGAAGCATTGGATCCCAAAGAACTCCAAAATGCAAGAGGGCCTTGAATGGACTAGTACTGGGATGGGGAGACCCTCCTGGGAAGCTCCATCAGGAATGCCTCTTTCACGCCCTTCTTACAGGTTATTTCTTCTGTTGTCAGTTACTTTTTGTTATCTCCTGATTGTTTCATGTGCTGCACTCTTAATGTTTTTGAAGCTATTGAATGATCATTTCTTAGCACCGACCACTTTGAATCATGTCTTCTTTTCAGTCGTATACTCATATGTCATAGTTGAAGCTGTGAATTGATATATTCAGTATAATAGCCACTTAATGGTCCACCATCTATGATCCAGTAGCTAACCAAATAGTTGTAGTATGCGTGCATGATACGATAACAGTACTCGTTTTGGTCAGCACATATGTATACGTGGATGTTGGTTACGGTTTCCCTGAGGTCCAAAAAACATTTTCACCGAAATATTAAAATCATGTTCTTTGTCACAGGTAATAGAATTTGTCTTGTTGCacagtatttttttttttgcaagaaaGAACAATTCTGATTTGACATAGAACTATGCTGATATGTAACAATTGTGAGTTGGGTAAATTGTTGTATTGTTGTTTGGGTGTATGGTGGTTTGATTCTCTGAACTGTGCTGATTTTGGCAGACTATATGTAAGAAATGAATGTGTGAAGCATTGGATCCCAAAGAACTCCAAAATGGCAGAAGGCCTTGAATGGACTAGTATCAGGAAGGGGTGACCCTCCTGAGAAGCTCCATCAAGAATGCCTTGTTCACGCGCTTCTTCAGGTTTGCTCGTTCATTTGGGACTACTTTTACTCTAGCCCTTCTTGTTCCAAGCTCTAGTAATTAGATGTGTATGTATGTACTACTTAGTATTCTCAAGCTACTAATGAGTGTGTATGTGCAATTCATGCTACTTAGCATTCTCAAGCTACTAATGTGCAGTCTTAGCATGTACAGCCCATGTCAGTAAATTGCATGTATTTTTGTTTAGTTGTGTTAACTGATGCTGTTGTAGTGTCCATGGTGCTACTACCGCTTGATGGACATTATGTCCAAACGGTTAACTAAATAGTTTATGTGCATAGTAATTAAGCTAGTGCTGTTGAGCATGTATATAAATGTATGCATAAACTTATATTATGTCAAGTGAACTTTGCTATGGATATGAGAGTACTATTCTGATGTGTATCCTTTTCGAAAACTGTTGCAGAGACCCTTTGCCTGCCATGTGGATGGTTGCCCTTTGAGCTATAGCAGGAAGGACCATTTGAACCGCCATCTACTTACCCATCAAGGAAAACTATTTATATGCCCTATGGAAGGATGCAATCGCAAGTTCAGTACCAAGGGTAATATGCAGAGACATGTTCAGGAAATTCACGAGGATAGCTTTCAGTGTGGAAGCAAGAAAGAGTTCATCTGTCCAGAGGATGACTGTGGGAAGACTTTCAAATATGCTTCCAAGTTACAGAAACATGAGGAATCACATGGTGAGTTACTGACTTTCTCTAAAATTTCCGTAGTTATTTTTCTTACTGCATTAACAATTGCTTAGCAGTCACAATCTTGTAAGTTGATGTCTCTATTCTTATGGTCCAGTCAAGTTGGATTACTCTGAAGTTATCTGTTGTGAACCTGGCTGCATGAAGACCTTCACTAATGTGGAATGCCTCAAGGCCCATAACCAATCATGTCATCGGTATGTTCAGTGTGATGTCTGTGGCACCAAACAGCTGAAGAAGAACTTCAAGCGTCATCAGCGAATGCATGAAGGTTCACGTGTCACTGAGAGGATTAAATGCCTCTTCGATGACTGCAAGTGCTCATTTTCAAAGGTGTGATTTGCAGTGTTACATGTTGACTTCTCTTCATGGATTTATCT
This Lolium perenne isolate Kyuss_39 chromosome 1, Kyuss_2.0, whole genome shotgun sequence DNA region includes the following protein-coding sequences:
- the LOC127328961 gene encoding thylakoid membrane protein TERC, chloroplastic, which produces MAAMVAAAVTARPPPRISAPWLRRGHVPPLRPSTGRPLAVLTVVAASRRSDGGKKVAKKRRRRATEADQEDGLSVSSEMATKNSTPRAEVDDGSLKPAPESSITPKDSAIRRVALVVIAAVLFGVSIALKDGVEKASEYFAGYLLEQSLSVDNLFVFILVFKYFKVPQENQNRVLSYGIAGAVIFRAALIILGVATIQSFEAVNLFFALILLFSSYKLFAGGDEESDLSDNFIVKTCQKFIPVTDYYDGDRFLTKQDGLLKATPLLLTLAVIELSDIAFAVDSIPAVFGVTRDPLIILSSNIFAISGLRSLYVLISESMSELEYLQPAVGIVLGFIGTKMIFDFCGYHIPTEASLAIVTTCLSGGVILSLRKASTEERDK
- the LOC127343781 gene encoding transcription factor IIIA isoform X2 codes for the protein MEGCNRKFSTKGNMQRHVQEIHEDSFQCGSKKEFICPEDDCGKTFKYASKLQKHEESHVKLDYSEVICCEPGCMKTFTNVECLKAHNQSCHRYVQCDVCGTKQLKKNFKRHQRMHEGSRVTERIKCLFDDCKCSFSKKSNLDKHIKAVHEQSRPFICGFSGCGKRFSYKHVRDNHEKSSVHVHVEGDFVEADEQLRPHPGGRKRKPISVETLMRKRVAAPGDASAYDDGTAYLRWLQLG
- the LOC127343781 gene encoding transcription factor IIIA isoform X1, coding for MGEGDSDGGGVGASTASAAASSSEPVRDIRRYKCEFCGVVRSKKRLIRDHVLEHHEGEVDEYTRGGGGAPRASHECEECGAGFKKPAHLKQHMQSHSPERPFACHVDGCPLSYSRKDHLNRHLLTHQGKLFICPMEGCNRKFSTKGNMQRHVQEIHEDSFQCGSKKEFICPEDDCGKTFKYASKLQKHEESHVKLDYSEVICCEPGCMKTFTNVECLKAHNQSCHRYVQCDVCGTKQLKKNFKRHQRMHEGSRVTERIKCLFDDCKCSFSKKSNLDKHIKAVHEQSRPFICGFSGCGKRFSYKHVRDNHEKSSVHVHVEGDFVEADEQLRPHPGGRKRKPISVETLMRKRVAAPGDASAYDDGTAYLRWLQLG